The Glycine soja cultivar W05 chromosome 8, ASM419377v2, whole genome shotgun sequence genome has a window encoding:
- the LOC114423737 gene encoding protein UNUSUAL FLORAL ORGANS-like produces MEGFHPSMTSPFSYTFPISDAGTSNVSTTTTGTSYSTSTPWMNSRIWSKLPQRLLDRVLAFLPPPAFFRARCVCKRWYALLFSNTFLELYLQVSPHQHWFLFFKHHKTRKSYIYKNNNNNNGSSDGCGHIGAFEGYLFDPYEMSWYRIFFALVPSGFSPASSSAGLLCWVSDEAGPKTMLLSNPLIGSLTQLPPTLRPRLFPSIGLTIRPTCIDVTVAGDDMISPYAVKNLTSESFHIDGGGFYSLWGTTASLPRLCSLESGRMVYAEGKLYCMNCSPFSILAYDITSNTWFKIQAPMRRFLRSPNLVECKGKLLLVAAVEKSKLNVPKSLRVWSLQACGTMWVESERMPQQLYVQFAELEDGNGFECVGHGEFIVIMIRGTDKALLFDICRKRWQWIPPCPYIVHDGFELHGFAYEPRLATPVTGLLDQLALPFQSFNA; encoded by the coding sequence atggaaggTTTTCACCCTTCTATGACCTCTCCTTTTTCGTACACATTCCCTATCAGTGATGCTGGTACTAGCAATGTTAGTACTACTACCACTGGCACTAGTTACAGCACTTCCACTCCATGGATGAACAGCAGAATATGGAGCAAGCTCCCTCAGAGGCTTCTTGACCGTGTCTTAGCCTTTCTTCCTCCACCGGCATTCTTTCGTGCACGTTGTGTTTGCAAGAGATGGTATGCACTTCTCTTCTCCAACACCTTCCTCGAATTGTACCTCCAAGTCTCACCACACCAACACTGGTTCTTGTTCTTCAAGCACCACAAGACCCGCAAGAGCTACATctacaaaaacaacaacaacaacaacgggAGTAGCGATGGTTGTGGACATATTGGTGCGTTTGAAGGGTACCTCTTTGATCCCTATGAGATGTCATGGTACCGCATTTTCTTTGCTTTGGTCCCTTCCGGCTTCTCTCCAGCTTCATCTTCTGCTGGTTTACTTTGCTGGGTTTCTGATGAAGCTGGTCCAAAGACCATGCTTCTGAGCAACCCTTTAATCGGTTCTCTCACTCAGCTACCTCCAACGTTAAGACCTAGACTCTTCCCTTCCATTGGCTTAACCATTAGGCCCACCTGCATAGATGTCACTGTTGCTGGTGATGACATGATATCACCTTATGCAGTTAAGAACCTGACATCTGAAAGCTTTCACATCGATGGAGGAGGGTTTTACTCCCTGTGGGGCACCACCGCTTCTCTTCCAAGGCTCTGCAGTCTCGAATCTGGAAGAATGGTTTATGCTGAAGGGAAACTCTACTGCATGAATTGTAGCCCTTTCAGTATTTTGGCTTATGACATCACATCAAACACTTGGTTCAAAATACAAGCCCCAATGAGGAGGTTTCTGAGGTCTCCAAACCTAGTTGAGTGCAAGGGGAAACTTCTCCTTGTTGCTGCTGTTGAGAAGAGCAAGCTGAACGTGCCCAAGAGTTTGAGGGTTTGGAGTTTGCAGGCTTGTGGGACAATGTGGGTGGAGTCAGAGAGAATGCCTCAGCAACTTTATGTTCAGTTTGCTGAACTGGAAGATGGAAATGGATTTGAATGTGTAGGGCATGGTGAGTTTATTGTGATCATGATTCGTGGAACGGACAAGGCGTTGCTGTTTGATATATGCAGGAAGAGGTGGCAGTGGATTCCACCTTGTCCTTACATTGTACATGATGGATTTGAGTTGCATGGTTTTGCGTATGAGCCTAGGCTTGCCACACCTGTCACTGGCCTTCTTGATCAATTGGCACTTCCCTTCCAGAGTTTTAATGCTTAA